From a region of the Euwallacea similis isolate ESF13 chromosome 3, ESF131.1, whole genome shotgun sequence genome:
- the LOC136420012 gene encoding nose resistant to fluoxetine protein 6-like — MYFFARLLVFGGITLVVASEEPKPLEKNVDIFPELPLGVIDGTDVLCREHSRMYIEALKNLTLWAYEMRDSSAKSVQGILRGSIAQFGHFEECLTAKAPFPTQYCIATIAADIPIPSNPRDSKSLAYGENETVINKIYDKKDPSQQPENVVLLGWCIPAACKPPEIEKYLNKYLARVDTPLRKENVTYMSHVAEQSCQLQVSERNWDQLDISFVLVSAIIIFLIITSTICDFIWPNEEKLHGGSPLRNLLVAFSVTKNYSKLERSEDSNPALEVLYGMRVICIFMIITDHRFGTFLSSGILNFDTVEEQYRSFFGTLVFHGDLFVDSFFILSGLLVTYCLLVQWEKKFLNPIFIIILRYMRIIPMYAFVIFFCATLFEFIGFGPMWKTIISPEVQDCRKNWWTNLLFISNYVNADHMCMVHSWYLSCDFHYFILALILSILIYKNKKLGLIVLGLVFIISILIPFTIVYIYQRPAVLFFYLDFIRSPKSHPDFLLTYIKSHARSTPYVVGIIAGYLFYRLRQQKANVNWIASYLIFISSVTLMIISIVTGVIFYNPYYEYDTLDAASYSVLHRTVWSIGSVGVLFVASYGKVKWVYSFLSWRPWIPLSKLVYGAYLVHFQIQMRGVAKKGAADVTSYFDIISFAISDIVLSFGLAFLLYLAIEAPFRNIFAVLFFPPKTRKKTIINNNNNEENVSEKTCDSHL, encoded by the exons tgcGCGATTCCTCAGCGAAATCTGTTCAAGGCATCTTGAGAGGCAGCATCGCCCAATTCGGACATTTCGAAGAATGCCTCACTGCAAAAGCCCCTTTTCCCACTCAGTATTGCATAGCTACCATAGCAGCTGACATCCCAATACCCAGCAACCCTAGAGACTCCAAATCGCTGGCTTACGGAGAAAACGAGACTGTGATCAACAAAATATAC GACAAGAAAGATCCTTCCCAGCAACCAGAAAATGTGGTACTTCTTGGTTGGTGCATACCAGCTGCCTGCAAACCACCAgagatagaaaaatatttaaacaaatatctAGCGAGGGTAGATACTCCCCTGAGAAAGGAGAATGTGACCTATATGTCCCATGTTGCTGAACAGAGCTGCCAGCTGCAGGTCAGCGAAAGGAATTGGGATCAACTGGACATATCTTTTGT GTTGGTGTCTGccataataatatttttgattataaCTTCGACGATTTGCGACTTTATATGGCCCAACGAGGAGAAACTACACGGAG GCTCCCCTCTGAGAAACCTCCTAGTCGCCTTCTCAGTAACTAAGAATTACTCTAAACTGGAACGTAGTGAGGACTCCAACCCTGCACTTGAAGTGCTGTACGGAATGAGggtaatttgcattttcatgATAATAACCGATCATCGGTTTGGCACTTTCTTGAGCAGCGgcatattgaattttgatacTGTTGAGGAG CAATACAGGTCTTTCTTTGGAACCCTGGTTTTCCACGGAGACTTATTCGTGGattcttttttcattcttagTGGATTACTGGTAACCTACTGCCTTTTAGTGCAATGGGAGAAGAAGTTTTTGAATccgatttttataattattttgcgATACATGAG aataatcCCAATGTATgcattcgtaatttttttttgcgccACCCTGTTTGAGTTCATAGGCTTTGGCCCCATGTGGAAAACCATTATATCTCCAGAGGTGCAGGACTGCAGAAAAAATTGGTGGACAAATTTGCTTTTCATTAGCAACTACGTCAACGCTGATCACAtg tgCATGGTTCACAGCTGGTACCTCTCCTGCGACTTCCACTACTTTATTCTAGCCCTAATCCTTAGCATTCTTATATACAAAAACAAGAAACTAGGCCTAATAGTGCTAGGTTTAGTGTTCATAATATCTATCCTCATCCCATTCACTATCGTCTACATCTACCAAAGACCTGCTGTATTGTTCTTCTACTTGGATTTCATCCGAAGTCCAAAGTCGCATCCAGACTTTTTACTGACTTACATTAAGTCGCATGCCAGAAGCACTCCGTATGTCGTGGGAATTATTGCTGGGTATTTGTTTTATAGATTAAGGCAGCAAAAGGCGAATGTCAACTGG ATCGCGTCCTATCTAATTTTCATATCCTCAGTGACCCTAATGATAATATCCATAGTCACTGGAGTTATCTTCTACAATCCATATTACGAGTACGACACACTGGATGCAGCTTCATATTCAGTTTTACATAGAACTGTTTGGTCAATAG gAAGCGTTGGAGTTCTCTTCGTGGCAAGTTATGGCAAAGTCAAGTGGGTTTATTCTTTCCTGTCGTGGAGGCCGTGGATACCTTTAAGCAAACTGGTTTACGGCGCATATTTGGTGCATTTCCAAATCCAGATGCGAGGAGTTGCGAAAAAAGGAGCTGCTGACGTTACCTCATACTTTGATATT atCAGTTTTGCCATATCGGACATAGTATTATCTTTCGGACTGGCTTTCTTGCTTTATTTGGCCATAGAAGCACCGTTCAGGAACATATTTGCTGTATTGTTCTTTCCTCCCAAGACACGtaagaaaacaataataaacaataataataacgaaGAAAACGTCAGCGAAAAAACCTGTGATAGCCATTTATAG